One window from the genome of Acinetobacter sp. ANC 7912 encodes:
- the shiA gene encoding shikimate transporter has protein sequence MSSANPTSLSLIQEQRARKAALSSFIGAVVDWYDFLLYGIVAALIFKDQFFPSIGNNMGTLAALATFGVGFLFRPLGGIVFGHFGDKLGRKKMLVLTVLMMGISTVGIGLLPNFAAIGWWAPVLLVTLRALQGFAVGGEWGGAALMAVENAPKGKKAFYSSGVQVGYGVGLVLATGAVSLIIATLGEQAFAEWAWRLPFIASIILIGIAMWIRRGQDESQEFLEKVAKAKDKPKKLPILQAITAHPKAFFYIIALRLTELLTMYLVTNFALNYSTNNLGMDKQFFLNITLMVGAISCFSIPFFAWVSDKINHKTMCVWGGLIGALSAFPFFMALDAQNTWMIIIGAILLANVAHDMVVSVHQPIFTSLFGTEYRYSGAGVGYQVASIIGGGFTPMIAASLVIWGNGSWHYVAIYLAIGCLLTTLVAALMPKTQD, from the coding sequence ATGTCTTCTGCAAACCCTACATCTCTTTCTCTTATTCAAGAACAACGCGCGCGTAAAGCTGCACTATCCAGTTTCATTGGTGCAGTCGTTGACTGGTATGACTTCCTTCTCTACGGCATCGTGGCTGCACTGATTTTTAAAGACCAGTTTTTCCCGAGCATTGGCAACAATATGGGCACCTTGGCGGCGCTCGCGACCTTTGGAGTCGGCTTCCTGTTCCGTCCGCTCGGTGGCATCGTGTTTGGTCACTTTGGTGACAAGCTCGGCCGTAAAAAAATGCTGGTGCTCACGGTGCTAATGATGGGCATCTCCACTGTCGGGATTGGCCTGTTACCGAATTTTGCTGCGATTGGCTGGTGGGCACCTGTCCTATTAGTAACTTTACGTGCCCTGCAAGGCTTTGCGGTTGGTGGTGAATGGGGTGGTGCTGCCCTGATGGCGGTAGAAAATGCCCCGAAAGGCAAAAAAGCCTTCTACAGTAGTGGTGTTCAGGTCGGCTATGGTGTCGGTCTGGTCTTAGCGACCGGTGCAGTGTCTCTGATTATTGCCACCTTAGGTGAACAGGCCTTTGCCGAATGGGCTTGGCGTCTTCCGTTTATTGCCAGCATTATCCTGATCGGCATCGCCATGTGGATTCGTCGCGGTCAGGATGAATCTCAGGAATTCCTGGAAAAAGTCGCGAAAGCCAAAGACAAGCCAAAAAAACTGCCGATCCTGCAAGCAATTACTGCACATCCGAAGGCATTTTTCTACATCATTGCCCTGCGTCTGACTGAATTGCTGACCATGTATCTGGTGACCAACTTTGCCCTGAACTATTCAACCAATAATCTGGGCATGGACAAGCAGTTCTTCCTGAACATTACCTTGATGGTGGGTGCGATTAGCTGTTTCAGCATTCCCTTCTTTGCCTGGGTATCGGACAAGATCAATCACAAGACCATGTGCGTCTGGGGTGGTTTGATTGGTGCACTGTCTGCCTTCCCGTTCTTTATGGCACTGGATGCACAAAATACCTGGATGATTATTATTGGGGCGATTCTGCTGGCCAACGTTGCGCATGACATGGTGGTGAGCGTGCATCAGCCGATTTTCACTTCCTTGTTCGGTACCGAATACCGTTATAGCGGTGCTGGTGTTGGTTATCAGGTTGCGAGCATCATCGGTGGTGGTTTTACTCCAATGATTGCCGCTTCACTGGTGATTTGGGGCAACGGTTCATGGCATTATGTTGCGATCTATCTTGCTATCGGCTGTCTGCTGACCACTTTAGTCGCGGCGCTGATGCCTAAAACTCAGGATTAA
- a CDS encoding YgiQ family radical SAM protein, protein MSTAYTAQTAPKALFDYDKYWASCFEPAPFLPMSREEMDQLGWDSCDFIFVCGDAYIDHPSFVSGIIGRVLEAQGFRVGIIAQPDWTNVDAFRVLGKPNIAWGVSAGNMDSMINRYTADRKIRSDDAYSPDNVPNKRPDRAATVYCQRCREAFPDVPVLLGGIEGSLRRIAHYDYWSDKVRRSILMDSKADILMYGNGERSIIEIMHRLAKGEKIHQITDVRGTAFIINKNNRAAKAKFVEIASNDVDTIGRVDPIINPYVMTEDIDGCEIEKGKDQVSQYQGFQKEVVKNPIVREGDNLEPDTQIVQLQPASKAIKHKLPPRELAVIRLPSFEEVANDPVLYAHANRILHLETNPGNARALVQKHGERDVWINPPPIPLTTEEMDYVFDLPYARLPHPSYGDARFPAFEMIKFSVNIMRGCFGGCTFCSITEHEGRIIQNRSEESILREVEKIRDTAPGFTGIISDLGGPTANMYRLHCKDPEIEKNCRKPSCVYPGVCQNLHTDHAPLTQLYRKARAIKGIKKILIGSGLRYDLAVLNPEYVKELVTHHVGGYLKIAPEHTEKGPLSKMMKPGIGTYDRFKQMFDRFSKEAGKEQYLIPYFIAAHPGTTDYDMMNLAIWLKKNGFRADQVQTFYPSPMATATTMYYTGKNPLAKVARYTEDVDIVKGEKRRRLHKAFLRYHDPNNWPLLREALKEMGRADLIGNSKHHLIPSYQPQGVEGHYQSARKKNSTVAGDSAKRTGAKGNRAQAPNNRPQKGQILTQHTGLPPRETGDAKKPFGGSKGKGKTKTKSRA, encoded by the coding sequence ATGTCTACTGCTTATACCGCTCAGACTGCGCCTAAAGCGTTGTTTGATTACGACAAATATTGGGCGTCATGTTTTGAACCTGCGCCTTTTTTGCCGATGTCACGCGAGGAAATGGACCAACTCGGTTGGGACAGTTGTGACTTCATTTTTGTCTGCGGTGACGCCTATATTGACCACCCGTCTTTCGTCAGCGGGATTATTGGGCGTGTGCTGGAAGCGCAGGGCTTCCGTGTCGGGATTATTGCCCAGCCGGACTGGACCAATGTCGATGCTTTCCGTGTTCTAGGCAAGCCAAATATTGCCTGGGGTGTGTCTGCCGGCAATATGGACTCGATGATCAACCGTTATACCGCGGACCGTAAAATCCGTTCGGATGATGCCTATTCTCCCGATAATGTACCGAACAAACGTCCAGACCGTGCGGCAACTGTGTATTGCCAACGCTGCCGTGAAGCTTTTCCGGATGTGCCGGTACTGTTAGGTGGGATCGAAGGTTCATTGCGTCGTATCGCGCATTATGACTACTGGTCCGATAAAGTCCGTCGTTCGATTTTGATGGATTCCAAAGCTGATATTCTGATGTACGGGAATGGTGAGCGCTCGATCATTGAAATCATGCACCGCCTGGCCAAAGGTGAAAAGATTCATCAGATTACTGATGTGCGCGGTACAGCGTTCATCATCAATAAGAATAACCGTGCTGCGAAAGCCAAGTTCGTGGAAATCGCATCGAATGATGTGGATACCATTGGCCGTGTCGATCCGATCATCAATCCCTATGTGATGACTGAAGATATTGACGGCTGTGAAATTGAAAAAGGTAAGGATCAGGTCAGCCAGTATCAGGGTTTCCAAAAAGAAGTCGTGAAAAATCCGATTGTGCGTGAAGGGGATAATCTGGAACCTGATACGCAAATCGTTCAGTTACAGCCTGCATCTAAAGCCATTAAACACAAACTGCCACCACGTGAACTGGCGGTGATTCGTTTACCTTCTTTTGAAGAAGTGGCGAATGATCCTGTACTCTATGCCCATGCTAACCGTATTCTGCATCTGGAAACCAACCCGGGTAATGCACGTGCGCTGGTACAGAAACATGGCGAACGTGATGTCTGGATTAACCCGCCACCGATTCCATTGACCACAGAAGAGATGGACTACGTATTTGACCTGCCATATGCACGTCTGCCACATCCATCTTATGGTGATGCACGCTTTCCGGCTTTTGAGATGATCAAGTTCTCGGTGAATATCATGCGTGGCTGTTTCGGCGGCTGTACCTTCTGTTCGATCACTGAACATGAAGGACGAATCATCCAGAACCGTTCTGAAGAATCAATCCTGCGTGAAGTGGAAAAGATTCGTGATACCGCACCGGGCTTTACCGGCATTATTTCTGACTTGGGTGGACCAACAGCAAACATGTACCGTTTGCACTGTAAAGATCCTGAGATTGAGAAAAACTGCCGTAAGCCGTCTTGTGTCTATCCGGGCGTATGCCAGAACTTGCATACTGATCATGCACCTTTGACCCAGTTATATCGTAAGGCACGTGCAATTAAGGGCATCAAGAAGATTCTGATTGGTTCCGGTCTGCGTTATGACCTAGCTGTGCTGAATCCTGAATATGTCAAAGAGCTGGTCACCCATCACGTCGGTGGTTATCTGAAGATTGCGCCAGAGCATACCGAAAAAGGTCCATTATCGAAGATGATGAAACCGGGTATCGGTACCTATGACCGCTTTAAGCAGATGTTTGACCGTTTCAGTAAGGAAGCCGGCAAGGAACAGTATCTGATTCCTTACTTCATCGCGGCGCACCCGGGCACAACTGATTATGACATGATGAACCTGGCGATCTGGCTGAAAAAGAATGGGTTCCGTGCTGATCAGGTACAGACCTTCTATCCATCGCCGATGGCAACCGCAACCACCATGTACTACACCGGCAAAAACCCGCTAGCCAAAGTGGCACGTTATACCGAAGATGTGGACATCGTCAAAGGTGAAAAACGTCGCCGATTACATAAAGCTTTCCTGCGTTATCATGATCCAAACAACTGGCCTTTACTGCGTGAAGCACTGAAAGAAATGGGTCGTGCTGACTTGATTGGTAATTCAAAACATCACTTGATTCCGAGCTATCAGCCGCAAGGGGTGGAAGGACATTATCAGTCCGCACGCAAGAAAAACTCGACAGTGGCGGGTGATTCGGCCAAACGTACCGGAGCCAAGGGAAATCGGGCACAAGCACCGAATAACCGTCCGCAAAAAGGCCAGATTCTAACCCAGCATACTGGCTTGCCACCACGTGAAACCGGTGATGCGAAAAAACCATTTGGTGGTTCTAAAGGGAAAGGCAAGACTAAAACAAAAAGTCGTGCCTAA
- a CDS encoding RidA family protein: MTVQRLHVSSRFSEIAISGNLVHLAGQLATDLELDIKGQTQQTLDIIDQFLADAGTDKSHIMSVTIYLKDIERDYAAFNEVWDAWVADIEALPRTCVEAKLYDPRVLVELTVVAVKPE; this comes from the coding sequence ATGACTGTTCAACGTTTGCATGTTTCCAGCCGTTTTTCTGAAATCGCCATTTCGGGCAATCTGGTGCACCTAGCCGGCCAGCTTGCTACGGATCTGGAGCTGGATATTAAAGGACAAACCCAGCAAACCCTGGACATCATTGACCAGTTCCTAGCTGATGCCGGTACTGATAAAAGCCATATCATGTCGGTAACCATTTACCTGAAAGACATTGAACGTGACTATGCCGCGTTTAATGAAGTCTGGGATGCCTGGGTAGCCGATATTGAAGCCCTGCCACGTACCTGTGTCGAAGCTAAATTGTATGATCCACGGGTACTGGTTGAACTGACTGTGGTTGCGGTGAAACCGGAATAA
- a CDS encoding MFS transporter: MSLNSSSSHIEYGSSAFKAVLFSLFLAGFAIFSSLYCVQPMMPILAHYFDVSPTQSSFPLSFSTVALAVGLIFTGLISDRFGRKPIMVWSLFSVSVLLLLSALLPVWSVFLATRVFIGLTVSGVAAVAMTYIGEELAAKDVGFAMGLYISGTAIGGMSGRLIAGTLVDFISWQSATLIIGLLNLCIATIFYFLLPKSRYFQAYPIKFSRFVRAFRQNLSDSKLRILFLQGFILMGCFVSVFNYLSYRLIQAPFELSHFWIGLISITYLSGIYSSPRAAAWSRKYGRFQVLATMLGTMLLGLALMLINNLVVVFIGLLIFTFSFFAAHSTASSWVSVQSLQYRAVGSSLYLFCYYLGSSFLGSSSGLVWENAGWLGLSLFIGLILMVGIALAQRLKPTTVE, translated from the coding sequence ATGTCCTTAAATTCATCTTCAAGCCATATTGAATATGGTTCATCTGCCTTTAAAGCGGTTTTATTTTCTTTATTTTTGGCTGGCTTTGCGATTTTCTCTTCATTGTACTGTGTCCAGCCGATGATGCCGATTTTGGCTCATTATTTTGATGTTTCTCCGACGCAAAGCAGTTTCCCGCTTTCATTTTCTACCGTCGCATTAGCTGTAGGCCTGATTTTTACAGGGCTAATTTCGGATCGTTTTGGCCGTAAACCGATTATGGTGTGGTCTTTATTCTCGGTTTCAGTATTGCTGTTACTGAGTGCTTTACTGCCGGTCTGGTCGGTATTTTTGGCGACTCGTGTCTTCATTGGTTTAACGGTGAGTGGGGTAGCGGCTGTCGCGATGACCTATATCGGGGAAGAATTGGCAGCCAAAGATGTTGGCTTTGCCATGGGGCTGTATATTTCCGGGACGGCAATTGGCGGGATGAGTGGGCGCTTGATTGCAGGCACATTGGTGGATTTTATTTCCTGGCAATCCGCAACTTTGATTATTGGACTACTGAATCTGTGTATTGCCACGATCTTTTATTTTCTATTGCCTAAGTCCAGATATTTTCAGGCCTATCCGATTAAATTCAGCCGCTTTGTTAGAGCATTTCGACAGAATCTGAGTGATTCTAAGCTTCGAATCCTGTTCCTGCAAGGCTTTATTCTGATGGGCTGTTTTGTTTCAGTATTTAACTATCTCAGCTATCGGTTGATTCAGGCACCTTTTGAACTCTCGCATTTCTGGATTGGTTTAATTTCGATTACTTACCTGTCCGGTATTTATAGTTCGCCACGTGCAGCAGCCTGGAGCCGAAAGTATGGACGATTTCAAGTTTTGGCCACTATGTTGGGTACGATGTTGTTGGGCCTGGCTCTGATGCTGATCAATAATTTGGTTGTGGTCTTTATTGGCTTGCTGATTTTTACTTTTTCTTTCTTTGCAGCTCATTCAACAGCGAGTAGTTGGGTATCGGTGCAATCCTTACAGTATCGGGCAGTCGGATCATCTCTATATTTATTCTGCTATTACCTCGGTTCAAGTTTCCTTGGTAGCTCGAGTGGCCTGGTCTGGGAAAATGCCGGATGGCTGGGTTTATCTTTATTTATTGGCTTGATCCTGATGGTTGGTATTGCATTAGCGCAACGTTTAAAGCCAACTACGGTAGAGTAA
- the dinB gene encoding DNA polymerase IV, which produces MRKIIHIDMDAFYASVELRERPELKHLPVVIASHHPRAVVAAASYPAREFGVHSAMPMSQARKRCSQLIVIEPDFQKYRAVSAQIHEIFRRYTPIIEPLSLDEAYLDVTENLQQIPSATEVAMRIRKEIFQTTGLTASAGVAPNKFLAKIASDWHKPNGICVIKPSQVQAFIQDLPLKKIPGVGKVTQEKLKSLNLETLGDLQQVDEAILIQHFGKYGKRLFLYAQGIDERPVEAERERQQISKETTFGDDLYLPQCSPYWEPLIQQVWNSMEKKQLSARGISVKLRLKNFQIIQHSRSFRSIFKDPQEMQQALYLLLQGMHLDPELQFRLIGVGVYQLSQRHQETQLSLL; this is translated from the coding sequence ATGCGCAAAATTATCCATATTGATATGGACGCATTCTACGCCTCGGTAGAACTGCGTGAACGTCCGGAACTGAAACATTTGCCCGTGGTGATCGCTTCCCATCATCCACGGGCCGTGGTCGCGGCTGCTTCCTATCCGGCACGGGAATTTGGCGTACATTCTGCCATGCCGATGAGCCAGGCCCGCAAGCGATGTTCCCAGCTGATCGTGATTGAACCCGACTTCCAGAAGTACCGTGCTGTTTCAGCACAGATTCACGAAATTTTCCGCAGATATACCCCGATTATTGAGCCGCTGTCTCTGGATGAAGCTTATCTGGATGTCACGGAAAATCTGCAGCAGATTCCGAGTGCCACCGAAGTTGCCATGCGCATCCGGAAGGAAATTTTCCAGACCACAGGTTTGACCGCTTCCGCCGGTGTCGCCCCGAATAAATTTCTCGCCAAAATCGCCTCGGACTGGCATAAACCCAATGGCATCTGTGTGATCAAGCCGTCGCAGGTACAGGCCTTTATTCAAGATTTACCGCTCAAGAAAATTCCCGGTGTGGGCAAAGTCACCCAGGAAAAACTGAAAAGCCTGAATCTGGAAACCTTAGGTGATCTGCAACAAGTCGATGAGGCGATACTGATCCAGCATTTTGGTAAATATGGCAAACGCCTGTTTCTCTATGCCCAGGGCATTGATGAACGGCCGGTAGAAGCGGAACGCGAACGCCAGCAGATTTCCAAGGAAACCACCTTTGGCGATGACTTATATTTGCCGCAATGCAGTCCTTATTGGGAGCCGCTGATTCAGCAGGTCTGGAACAGTATGGAGAAGAAACAGCTTTCTGCCCGCGGGATCAGCGTGAAACTCCGACTAAAAAATTTCCAGATCATTCAGCATAGTCGCAGCTTCCGTTCCATCTTTAAAGATCCGCAGGAAATGCAGCAAGCTCTTTACCTTCTATTGCAGGGCATGCACCTTGACCCTGAGCTACAGTTTCGCCTGATTGGCGTCGGTGTATATCAGCTTTCACAACGCCATCAGGAAACCCAGCTTTCTTTGCTTTAA
- a CDS encoding TonB-dependent copper receptor: protein MAQPQFFLQPLAAAVCVACYSSAVAANEHIPVQTMAPIVVTSAAGNDANGLIVRADPKQPIQPVPATDGADYLQSIVGFSSVNSGAGTNGDVTFRGMFGSRIKILTDGTENLGACPSRMDSPTSYISPESYDRISVIKGPQTVQYANTGSAATVIFERNPEQFDQDKKYRGQASVLMGSYGRLDQNVEAAVGDENKYIRLNTNRSVSDSYQDGDGRTVPSDWERWNADLALGWTPDEDTWVELTGGKADGEAVYAGRMMDGSKFARESLGLRVEKKNVTDVIKKIEAQVNYNYNDHVMDNYSLRDFKPTMMMPKETGTNVTRKTLNARMAVTQEWDKFELITGVDTQNNEHTIRKTDTDRNIPYQNLPRSKDMEFQSIGGFGELSYQVGDNNKLVSGLRLDQVKVDAVQSNQERKETLPSAFFRFENHHPEYDDGKTYIGLGYVERMPDYWELFSPKSGNGQLNTFKNIDTEKTLQLDLGYQHAHGKFNSWASAYAGLIQDYILTTYLPTGDMGMLEAHTRNVDATIAGAEAGIGYQFTDAIQADVSAMYAWGENTTDNTPLPQISPLEARVNLRYIQDNYTLGAYWRLVDSQNRISEREGNIVGYDHNKKSAGFGTLSLNGTYHVNEGVDLSIGVDNVFDRTYTEHLNKMGNAGVGLAATEQFNNIGRNYWARVSMKF from the coding sequence ATGGCTCAGCCTCAATTTTTTCTACAGCCACTTGCGGCTGCGGTTTGTGTTGCCTGTTATTCATCAGCAGTGGCGGCAAATGAACATATCCCTGTGCAGACGATGGCACCGATTGTGGTGACTTCGGCTGCCGGTAATGATGCCAATGGCCTGATTGTACGTGCTGATCCAAAACAGCCGATCCAGCCTGTACCGGCAACCGATGGTGCTGATTATTTACAAAGCATTGTTGGCTTTAGTTCGGTAAATAGCGGTGCAGGCACCAATGGCGATGTGACCTTCCGTGGCATGTTTGGTTCACGCATTAAAATCCTGACCGATGGCACAGAAAACCTCGGTGCCTGCCCAAGCCGGATGGATTCGCCAACCTCTTATATTTCCCCAGAAAGCTATGACCGGATTTCGGTAATCAAAGGTCCGCAAACCGTTCAGTATGCCAATACCGGTTCAGCTGCGACGGTAATTTTTGAGCGTAACCCAGAACAATTTGATCAGGATAAAAAATACCGTGGTCAGGCCAGTGTGCTGATGGGTTCCTATGGCCGTCTGGATCAGAATGTTGAAGCTGCAGTCGGTGATGAAAACAAATATATCCGCCTCAATACCAATCGTTCTGTCTCTGACAGTTATCAGGATGGCGATGGTAGAACAGTGCCATCGGATTGGGAACGCTGGAATGCAGATCTGGCACTAGGCTGGACGCCGGATGAAGACACTTGGGTAGAACTGACCGGTGGTAAAGCTGATGGTGAGGCGGTTTATGCTGGCCGGATGATGGATGGTTCCAAGTTTGCCCGTGAAAGCCTAGGTTTGCGTGTCGAAAAGAAAAATGTCACCGATGTCATTAAGAAAATCGAAGCGCAAGTGAATTATAACTATAACGACCATGTGATGGACAATTATAGCCTTCGTGATTTTAAACCAACCATGATGATGCCAAAGGAAACAGGAACGAATGTTACGCGTAAAACCTTAAATGCACGTATGGCTGTTACCCAGGAATGGGATAAATTTGAACTGATCACGGGTGTAGATACGCAGAATAACGAGCATACAATTCGGAAGACAGATACTGATCGTAATATTCCTTATCAAAATCTGCCACGCAGCAAAGATATGGAATTCCAGTCAATTGGTGGTTTTGGTGAATTGAGTTATCAAGTCGGTGACAACAATAAACTGGTGTCGGGCTTGCGTTTGGATCAGGTTAAAGTTGACGCTGTTCAGTCAAATCAGGAACGTAAAGAAACATTGCCAAGTGCGTTTTTCCGTTTTGAGAATCATCACCCAGAATATGACGATGGCAAAACCTATATTGGTTTAGGCTATGTAGAACGTATGCCGGATTATTGGGAATTGTTCAGCCCAAAATCAGGTAATGGGCAGTTAAATACCTTTAAAAATATTGATACCGAAAAGACATTACAGCTTGATCTTGGTTATCAGCATGCACATGGAAAATTCAACTCCTGGGCATCCGCTTATGCTGGGCTCATTCAGGATTACATCCTCACCACTTATTTGCCAACAGGTGATATGGGAATGCTAGAGGCACATACCCGTAATGTGGATGCAACCATTGCAGGTGCAGAAGCCGGTATTGGTTATCAGTTTACTGATGCAATTCAGGCAGACGTCAGTGCCATGTATGCCTGGGGTGAAAACACCACAGATAATACGCCGTTGCCACAAATTTCGCCTTTGGAAGCGCGAGTGAATCTACGTTATATCCAGGATAATTACACTTTAGGTGCTTACTGGCGTCTGGTCGATAGTCAAAACCGCATTAGTGAACGTGAAGGCAATATCGTAGGGTATGACCATAATAAGAAGAGTGCAGGTTTTGGTACACTGTCTTTAAACGGGACTTATCATGTGAATGAAGGCGTGGATTTATCTATAGGTGTCGATAATGTCTTTGACCGTACTTATACTGAACACTTAAATAAAATGGGCAATGCTGGAGTTGGATTAGCAGCGACAGAACAATTTAACAATATCGGACGCAATTACTGGGCGCGTGTCAGCATGAAATTCTGA
- a CDS encoding IS982 family transposase, with protein MDHITELFCILDDFCKKFNESLEKALISNQKTRLKKSALSLSEAMTIVILFHQSGFRFFKYFYCQMIVPFWKSAFPKLLSYSRFIEIMPRCLQALSSFFHQVKGKDTGISIIDSTKLVVCHNLRIKRHRVFKGLAGRGKSSTGWFYGFKLHLVINNLGEIINLKLTSGNVHDVAILESLTQELKGILLGDKGYLSKAKAEALAARGLKILTPSRRNMKNKPIQTEEEKQLLCRRGLIETVNDQLKNLHQLEHSRHRSVNNFMVNIMAAVVAYCLNPNKPTFQNMLKG; from the coding sequence ATGGATCATATTACCGAATTATTTTGTATTTTGGATGATTTCTGCAAAAAATTTAATGAATCTTTAGAGAAAGCTTTAATTTCTAATCAAAAAACCAGGTTGAAAAAGTCAGCTTTAAGCTTGTCTGAAGCAATGACCATTGTCATTTTATTTCATCAATCCGGTTTTAGATTCTTCAAATATTTTTATTGCCAAATGATCGTTCCATTCTGGAAATCTGCTTTTCCTAAACTGCTTAGCTACAGCCGATTTATTGAAATCATGCCCCGTTGTTTGCAAGCTCTGAGTAGCTTCTTCCATCAGGTGAAAGGAAAAGATACGGGAATCAGTATCATTGACTCCACTAAATTGGTAGTTTGCCATAATCTTCGGATTAAAAGGCATCGTGTATTTAAAGGCTTGGCCGGTCGTGGAAAAAGTAGTACGGGTTGGTTTTATGGTTTTAAATTACATCTCGTTATCAATAATTTAGGTGAAATTATTAATCTCAAGCTGACATCGGGAAATGTTCATGATGTTGCTATATTAGAATCTTTAACTCAAGAATTAAAAGGGATCCTACTCGGAGACAAAGGCTATTTAAGCAAAGCAAAAGCCGAAGCTTTAGCAGCAAGAGGACTGAAAATATTGACCCCATCACGTCGGAATATGAAAAATAAACCCATCCAAACTGAAGAAGAAAAACAATTACTTTGCAGAAGAGGATTGATCGAAACAGTGAATGATCAATTAAAAAATTTACATCAACTTGAACATTCACGTCATCGTTCGGTAAATAACTTCATGGTGAATATCATGGCTGCTGTAGTGGCTTATTGTTTGAACCCCAATAAGCCAACTTTCCAAAATATGCTAAAAGGTTAA
- a CDS encoding DUF2726 domain-containing protein has product MATYIMIGSFLLFCAVLMAWKRVENSNKQQDSALKQRAIFNLNEQMTYTRLKEILPEHTILAHVSYDALLTTKFFRTRNKYRNLVADFVVLDQNHQVVAIVAVDDPVVLRRPQQSQYQDALLSMAGYKVFRYEDIPEYYELRRDFLNEDEESAVASSPRILPKQYPLYSRLAQPKAKAVG; this is encoded by the coding sequence ATGGCCACTTATATTATGATTGGCAGTTTTCTGCTGTTCTGTGCCGTACTGATGGCATGGAAACGCGTAGAAAACAGCAATAAGCAGCAAGACAGCGCACTGAAGCAGCGTGCCATTTTTAACCTGAATGAACAGATGACCTATACACGTCTGAAGGAAATTCTCCCAGAACATACCATCCTGGCACATGTCTCCTATGACGCGCTGCTGACAACCAAATTTTTCCGTACCCGGAACAAGTACCGTAATCTGGTGGCTGATTTTGTTGTGCTGGATCAGAACCATCAGGTGGTTGCCATCGTTGCCGTGGACGATCCGGTGGTCTTAAGACGCCCGCAACAGTCACAGTATCAGGATGCACTGTTGAGCATGGCGGGCTATAAGGTGTTTCGTTATGAAGATATTCCGGAATATTATGAGTTGCGTCGTGATTTTCTGAATGAAGATGAGGAGAGTGCGGTAGCTTCCAGCCCACGGATCCTCCCAAAGCAGTACCCACTGTATTCCCGTCTGGCCCAGCCTAAGGCCAAAGCAGTGGGATAA
- a CDS encoding DUF2946 family protein, which yields MVIRSGLLLSFAAVFLQIAVFLQPLLPKQYQIAPVCETITRALLLKSFVHSEHHSPHSAANQHVMSSDFAEHEHDASHQCQYCTVYGNLVLPPELDVKEVLDRIQVRLIAFKRAYSHVWFVLQQLFLLPQGRAPPLFA from the coding sequence ATGGTGATACGTAGTGGGCTGCTGCTTTCCTTTGCAGCCGTGTTCTTGCAGATCGCTGTATTTTTACAGCCGTTGCTGCCGAAGCAATACCAGATTGCTCCGGTCTGTGAGACCATCACGCGTGCACTTTTATTAAAATCTTTTGTTCATTCCGAACATCATTCCCCGCATAGCGCTGCAAATCAGCATGTCATGTCATCGGACTTTGCCGAACATGAACACGATGCCAGTCATCAGTGCCAGTATTGTACGGTTTACGGCAACCTGGTCTTGCCACCTGAATTAGACGTCAAGGAAGTTCTGGACCGGATTCAAGTTCGACTGATTGCCTTTAAACGTGCCTATAGTCATGTCTGGTTTGTACTACAGCAGCTATTTTTGCTCCCGCAGGGCAGGGCACCTCCATTGTTTGCATAA